The following coding sequences are from one Perognathus longimembris pacificus isolate PPM17 chromosome 13, ASM2315922v1, whole genome shotgun sequence window:
- the LOC125361194 gene encoding folate receptor beta-like isoform X2 encodes MEPACKRHFIQDSCLYECSPNLGPWIQEVNQSWRKERFLHVPLCKEDCERWWEDCRTSSTCKTDWHKGWDWSSGVNKCPAETVCHTFEFSFPTPASLCEGLWSHSYKVSNYSRGSGRCIQMWFDPAQGNPNEEVARFYAQAMTSKAVAHGRGLFLPSLALALPLLLLV; translated from the exons ATGGAGCCTGCGTGCAAGCGTCACTTTATCCAAGATTCCTGTCTGTATGAGTGCTCCCCCAATCTGGGGCCTTGGATCCAGGAG GTGAACCAGAGCTGGCGCAAAGAGCGTTTCCTGCATGTGCCCTTGTGCAAAGAGGACTGTGAGCGCTGGTGGGAGGACTGCCGCACCTCCTCCACCTGCAAGACCGACTGGCACAAGGGCTGGGACTGGAGCTCTG GAGTTAATAAGTGTCCAGCCGAGACCGTCTGCCACACATTTGAGTTCTCCTTTCCCACGCCGGCTTCCCTTTGTGAAGGTCTCTGGAGTCACTCCTACAAAGTGAGCAACTATAGCCGAGGGAGCGGCCGCTGCATCCAGATGTGGTTTGACCCGGCCCAGGGCAACCCCAATGAGGAGGTGGCCAGGTTCTATGCTCAGGCCATGACTTCCAAAGCCGTGGCCCATGGGAGAGGGCTTTTcctacccagcctggccctggcaCTGCCCCTCTTACTCCTTGTGTGA
- the LOC125361194 gene encoding folate receptor beta-like isoform X1 yields MMRKWLLLLLAWGAITCSARDRTDLLNACLDAKHHKTKPGPEDKLQEQCSPWRRNSCCFLNTTQELHKDTSLLYNFNWDHCGKMEPACKRHFIQDSCLYECSPNLGPWIQEVNQSWRKERFLHVPLCKEDCERWWEDCRTSSTCKTDWHKGWDWSSGVNKCPAETVCHTFEFSFPTPASLCEGLWSHSYKVSNYSRGSGRCIQMWFDPAQGNPNEEVARFYAQAMTSKAVAHGRGLFLPSLALALPLLLLV; encoded by the exons ATGATGAGGAAatggctgctgctgcttctggccTGGGGAGCCATCACCTGCAGTGCCCGGGACAGGACAGACCTGCTCAATGCCTGCTTGGATGCCAAGCACCACAAGACcaagccaggccctgaggacaAGCTGCAGGAGCAG TGCAGTCCCTGGAGAAGGAATTCCTGTTGCTTCCTGAACACTACTCAAGAGCTGCACAAGGACACCTCTCTCTTGTACAACTTCAATTGGGATCACTGCGGCAAGATGGAGCCTGCGTGCAAGCGTCACTTTATCCAAGATTCCTGTCTGTATGAGTGCTCCCCCAATCTGGGGCCTTGGATCCAGGAG GTGAACCAGAGCTGGCGCAAAGAGCGTTTCCTGCATGTGCCCTTGTGCAAAGAGGACTGTGAGCGCTGGTGGGAGGACTGCCGCACCTCCTCCACCTGCAAGACCGACTGGCACAAGGGCTGGGACTGGAGCTCTG GAGTTAATAAGTGTCCAGCCGAGACCGTCTGCCACACATTTGAGTTCTCCTTTCCCACGCCGGCTTCCCTTTGTGAAGGTCTCTGGAGTCACTCCTACAAAGTGAGCAACTATAGCCGAGGGAGCGGCCGCTGCATCCAGATGTGGTTTGACCCGGCCCAGGGCAACCCCAATGAGGAGGTGGCCAGGTTCTATGCTCAGGCCATGACTTCCAAAGCCGTGGCCCATGGGAGAGGGCTTTTcctacccagcctggccctggcaCTGCCCCTCTTACTCCTTGTGTGA
- the LOC125361192 gene encoding folate receptor alpha-like: MARYVSTQLLLLLVWGAGCGAGPRMPQPLQVCMDAKHHKEQPGPEDSLHGQCSPWKDNSCCTTNTSEEAHKEMSYLYNFNWNHCGQMTPACKRHFIQDTCLYECSPNLGPWIQQVNHSWRKERILDVPLCKEDCQRWWEDCRTSFTCKSNWHKGWDWSSGYNKCPVGAACQSFHFYFPTPAALCEEIWTHSYKVSNYSRGSGRCIQMWFDPAQGNPNEEVARFYAEAMSGAGAPGVPGSWPLLLSLALAPLWLLG; the protein is encoded by the exons ATGGCCAGGTACGTGAGCACacagctgctgctcctgctggtGTGGGGGGCCGGATGTGGAGCCGGGCCCAGGATGCCTCAGCCTCTCCAAGTCTGCATGGACGCCAAACACCACAAGgaacagccaggccctgaggacaGTTTGCATGGTCAG TGCAGCCCCTGGAAGGACAACTCCTGTTGCACCACCAACACCAGCGAGGAGGCGCATAAGGAGATGTCCTACCTCTACAACTTCAACTGGAACCACTGTGGCCAGATGACGCCCGCCTGCAAACGGCACTTCATCCAGGACACCTGCCTCTATGAGTGCTCCCCTAACTTGGGGCCCTGGATCCAGCAA GTGAACCATAGTTGGCGTAAGGAGCGGATCCTTGATGTGCCCCTGTGCAAGGAGGACTGCCAGCGCTGGTGGGAGGACTGTCGCACCTCCTTTACCTGCAAGAGCAACTGGCACAAGGGCTGGGACTGGAGCTCag GGTATAACAAGTGCCCCGTGGGAGCTGCCTGCCAGTCCTTCCACTTCTATTTCCCCACGCCGGCTGCTCTGTGTGAGGAGATCTGGACCCACTCCTACAAAGTGAGCAACTACAGCCGGGGGAGCGGCCGCTGCATCCAGATGTGGTTTGACCCAGCCCAGGGCAACCCCAATGAGGAGGTGGCCAGGTTCTATGCTGAGGCCatgagtggggctggggctccTGGGGTCCCTGGGTCCTGGCCTTTGCTGCTCAGCCTGGCCCTGGCACCGCTGTGGCTGCTCGGCTGA